Proteins encoded together in one Cicer arietinum cultivar CDC Frontier isolate Library 1 chromosome 4, Cicar.CDCFrontier_v2.0, whole genome shotgun sequence window:
- the LOC101502335 gene encoding dihydrolipoyllysine-residue acetyltransferase component 4 of pyruvate dehydrogenase complex, chloroplastic, which produces MNAHCSSSSSIFSMASPSLRNSTTNLSFSTLILPRSSSPRRRPSSFKIQAKIREIFMPALSSTMTEGKIVSWIKSEGDTLSKGDSVVVVESDKADMDVETFYDGILAAIVVNEGETAPVGAPIGLLAETPEDIAEAQAKAKSVKSASSSSSSSSPPIEDTPPVNSQPPPPPPPAAKSVSDGPKKIVATPQAKKLAKQHKVDIASLSGTGPFGRITPEDVEAAAGITPSKSNVAPAVATPTPAASVQPTKSAAAGSSSAALLPGSSVVPFTTMQSAVSKNMVESLSVPTFRVGYPVTTDALDALYEKVKPKGVTMTAILAKAVAMALVQHPVVNATCKDGKNFHYNSNINVAVAVAINGGLITPVLQDADKLDLYLLSQKWKELVGKARSKQLQPHEYNSGTFTLSNLGMFGVDRFDAILPPGQGAIMAVGASKPTVLADADGFFRVKSKMLVNVTADHRIIYGADLAAFLQTFSKIIENPESLTL; this is translated from the exons ATGAACGCACATTGTTCTTCTTCCTCTTCGATATTCTCTATGGCTTCTCCTTCTCTTCGCAACTCAACAACAAACCTTTCATTCTCAACTCTCATCCTCCCCCGTTCCTCATCCCCTCGCCGCCGACCTTCTTCCTTCAAAATCCAAGCCAAGATCCGCGAAATCTTCATGCCCGCACTCAGTTCAACAATGACTGAGGGTAAAATCGTCTCCTGGATTAAATCTGAAGGCGATACTCTCTCTAAAGGCGATAGTGTCGTCGTCGTTGAATCCGATAAAGCTGATATGGACGTTGAAACGTTTTACGATGGAATTCTCGCTGCTATTGTTGTTAATGAAGGTGAAACTGCTCCCGTTGGTGCTCCCATTGGTTTGCTTGCGGAGACTCCTGAAGATATCGCTGAAGCTCAAGCTAAAGCCAAATCCGTCAAATccgcttcttcttcttcttcttcgtcttCTCCGCCAATCGAGGATACTCCTCCGGTGAATTCTCaacctcctcctcctcctccgcCGGCGGCTAAGTCTGTTTCCGATGGTCCGAAGAAAATTGTGGCTACACCTCAGGCGAAGAAGCTTGCAAAACAGCACAAGGTCGACATTGCATCGCTCTCCGGGACAGGTCCGTTTGGCCGGATCACGCCGGAAGATGTCGAGGCTGCCGCCGGGATTACACCGTCGAAGAGTAATGTAGCTCCGGCGGTGGCGACTCCTACTCCGGCGGCGTCGGTTCAACCAACAAAATCAGCTGCTGCTGGTTCTTCTTCTGCTGCTTTGCTTCCAGGTTCCAGTGTTGTTCCTTTCACGACGATGCAATCTGCTGTTTCTAAGAATATGGTGGAGTCTCTCTCTGTGCCTACATTCCGTGTTGGGTATCCTGTCACCACTGATGCTCTTGATGCTCTCTACGAGAAG GTGAAACCTAAGGGTGTGACCATGACTGCTATATTGGCTAAGGCTGTTGCTATGGCACTTGTTCAGCATCCAGTTGTCAATGCCACCTGCAAAGACGGCAAGAACTTTCACTATAACAGTAACATTAATGTTGCTGTTGCTGTGGCAATCAATGGTGGCTTGATAACCCCAGTTCTTCAGGATGCTGATAAG TTGGACTTGTATCTGTTGTCTCAAAAATGGAAAGAACTAGTTGGAAAGGCTCGTTCAAAGCAATTGCAACCTCATGAGTATAATTCAG GAACTTTCACACTTTCCAATTTGGGTATGTTTGGAGTTGACAGGTTTGATGCCATACTTCCTCCAGGCCAG GGCGCTATCATGGCTGTTGGAGCATCAAAGCCTACTGTACTGGCCGATGCAGATGGATTCTTCAGAGTGAAAAGTAAAATGCTG GTGAATGTAACAGCTGATCACCGAATAATTTATGGGGCTGACCTGGCTGCCTTCCTTCAGACATTCTCTAAAATCATTGAAAACCCAGAAAGCCTAACATTATAG
- the LOC101502645 gene encoding uncharacterized protein isoform X1, which produces MAFEDCSSEKELQKVSKSFIPLSGTSLASLESLSLPLVQEVVLSADMQCEECQKRVSDIITKMNAETESIVVNVLEKKVILTFRISSTTIGKEKVIMSKKVTPINNSKAPIIKRIFRSFIV; this is translated from the exons ATGGCTTTTGAAGATTGTTCTTCTGAAAAGGAACTTCAGAAAGTCTCAAAGAGTTTTATTCCTCTTTCTGGGACTAGTCTTGCATCTTTGGAGTCTTTGTCACTTCCACTG GTGCAGGAGGTTGTTCTTTCTGCAGATATGCAATGTGAAGAGTGCCAGAAGAGAGTTTCTGACattattacaaaaatgaatG cAGAAACTGAGTCCATTGTGGTGAACGTATTGGAAAAGAAGGTGATACTTACTTTTAGGATATCATCAACAACAATTGGTAAAGAGAAAGTAATAATGTCAAAGAAAGTTACTCCAATCAACAACAGTAAAGCTCCCATTATCAAACGGATATTCCGGTCATTCATAGTTTAA
- the LOC101502645 gene encoding uncharacterized protein isoform X2 produces MAFEDCSSEKELQKVSKSFIPLSGTSLASLESLSLPLVQEVVLSADMQCEECQKRVSDIITKMNETESIVVNVLEKKVILTFRISSTTIGKEKVIMSKKVTPINNSKAPIIKRIFRSFIV; encoded by the exons ATGGCTTTTGAAGATTGTTCTTCTGAAAAGGAACTTCAGAAAGTCTCAAAGAGTTTTATTCCTCTTTCTGGGACTAGTCTTGCATCTTTGGAGTCTTTGTCACTTCCACTG GTGCAGGAGGTTGTTCTTTCTGCAGATATGCAATGTGAAGAGTGCCAGAAGAGAGTTTCTGACattattacaaaaatgaatG AAACTGAGTCCATTGTGGTGAACGTATTGGAAAAGAAGGTGATACTTACTTTTAGGATATCATCAACAACAATTGGTAAAGAGAAAGTAATAATGTCAAAGAAAGTTACTCCAATCAACAACAGTAAAGCTCCCATTATCAAACGGATATTCCGGTCATTCATAGTTTAA